One Sphingomonas sp. LHG3406-1 genomic window carries:
- the ubiA gene encoding 4-hydroxybenzoate octaprenyltransferase produces MGKRLPVTASDLVPDSERRGFIGALPAAVRPYASLMRIDRPIGTWLLFWPCAWSVALAGVQGQWTLFAWFLLGSFAMRSAGCVYNDLVDRDLDAQVARTRLRPLASGRVSPKAAWALILILCAIGLLVLVQLPLAAQLTAIASVLLVAAYPFMKRITWWPQAWLGLVFSWGALVGWPSVTGSLAEPAIWLWAGTIFWVIGYDTLYAIQDKEDDALVGVRSSARRLGRHAPAGVLVCYLAALLLWGIALWQVRPEPLALAALLPAGLHLVGQAVRADPDNGDRALALFRSNRFTGLLLALGFAAVGLSQSA; encoded by the coding sequence ATGGGTAAGCGACTGCCCGTGACCGCCAGCGACCTCGTCCCCGACTCCGAACGCCGGGGCTTCATCGGCGCCCTGCCCGCGGCCGTGCGGCCCTACGCCAGCCTGATGCGGATCGATCGGCCGATCGGGACGTGGCTGCTTTTCTGGCCCTGCGCCTGGAGCGTGGCGCTGGCCGGAGTGCAGGGCCAGTGGACCCTGTTCGCCTGGTTCCTGCTCGGCTCCTTCGCGATGCGCTCGGCGGGTTGCGTCTACAACGACCTCGTTGACCGCGATCTCGACGCGCAGGTGGCGCGCACCCGGCTTCGCCCGCTCGCCAGCGGCCGCGTGTCGCCGAAGGCCGCCTGGGCGCTGATCCTGATCCTCTGCGCGATCGGGCTGCTCGTGCTGGTGCAGCTGCCCCTCGCCGCCCAGCTTACCGCGATTGCAAGCGTGCTGCTCGTCGCCGCTTATCCCTTCATGAAGCGGATCACCTGGTGGCCGCAAGCCTGGCTCGGCCTCGTCTTCAGCTGGGGCGCGCTGGTCGGCTGGCCGTCGGTCACCGGCAGCCTCGCCGAACCCGCGATCTGGCTGTGGGCGGGCACCATCTTCTGGGTGATCGGCTACGACACGCTCTACGCCATCCAGGACAAGGAGGATGACGCCCTGGTCGGGGTCCGCTCGTCCGCTCGCCGGCTCGGCCGCCACGCGCCGGCGGGCGTGCTCGTCTGCTACCTCGCCGCGCTTCTCCTGTGGGGCATCGCTCTGTGGCAGGTCCGGCCCGAGCCGCTCGCCCTGGCCGCCTTGCTTCCGGCCGGGCTGCACCTCGTCGGGCAGGCCGTCCGCGCCGACCCCGACAATGGCGACAGAGCGCTCGCGCTGTTCCGCTCCAACCGCTTTACCGGCCTCCTCCTCGCGCTCGGCTTCGCCGCCGTGGGGTTGAGCCAGTCGGCCTAG
- a CDS encoding thioredoxin domain-containing protein: MMRFLLLLLASLFLVGAAPAPAARDWRTNVVESAEGWTFGKPGAPLLAEYASFGCPHCRQFAEGAGPRIEQLVKAGRLRLAFRPFLIFSHDRSATVLARCVPSRRRLAFIKAAFVAQADTRARMAAADADERVRGDLFTAELAGPIAHSRLVADVSGLDALAEAHGLSPAARERCLADEAHQSWATAADLAARVAGVTGTPTYFLDGHQIAKPLTPEELVSKLPR, from the coding sequence ATGATGCGTTTCCTGCTGCTCCTGCTCGCGAGCCTGTTCCTCGTCGGCGCGGCTCCGGCACCCGCCGCGCGCGACTGGCGCACCAACGTCGTCGAAAGTGCCGAGGGCTGGACCTTCGGCAAGCCCGGCGCACCGCTGCTCGCCGAATATGCAAGCTTCGGCTGCCCGCATTGCCGCCAGTTCGCCGAAGGCGCCGGTCCGCGCATCGAGCAGCTGGTGAAGGCCGGCAGGCTGCGGCTGGCCTTCCGCCCCTTCCTCATCTTCTCGCACGACCGCTCGGCCACCGTCCTTGCCCGCTGCGTGCCTTCCAGGCGGCGCCTCGCCTTCATCAAGGCCGCCTTCGTCGCCCAGGCCGACACGCGTGCGCGCATGGCTGCCGCCGACGCCGACGAGCGGGTGCGTGGTGACCTGTTCACGGCCGAACTCGCTGGCCCGATTGCCCATTCGCGCCTGGTGGCGGATGTGAGTGGCCTCGATGCGCTGGCGGAGGCACATGGCCTGTCGCCGGCCGCCCGCGAGCGCTGCCTTGCCGACGAGGCGCACCAGTCCTGGGCTACCGCCGCCGATCTTGCGGCCCGGGTTGCAGGTGTCACCGGAACCCCCACCTATTTCCTCGACGGTCACCAGATCGCCAAGCCGCTCACTCCGGAAGAACTGGTGTCCAAGCTGCCCCGCTAG
- the lptG gene encoding LPS export ABC transporter permease LptG: MNLNFFPSPRLARYTVWLYVSRSLAVLLSLSMVLMMLNLLSESGKILAVSGNGEAELWRYVGYRFPQLIAFAFPFSFLLGALITFTTLNQNSEVVAMKAAGLSAHQLLAPLIAASIGLAGFSFAFNELVVVDGSRQLAAWDGNDYKPVPPDSGILSNVWVTAGDDLVQTRIVTGRGAGVRLRNVRLFERQDNSITRIIDADRGRPYEGGWMLEGVTIYDAGMNVVLRRPALRALEGVEPQRFTLAKVDPDAQNFVTLQRNIGEMERAGVTTATAETGFWHKLSQPLSTMLMPLLAAMAAFGLARSGKVLLRAAVGMALGFAYFVIDNFAVALGNVGAYPPLLAAWAPFLLFLLIGETVLIRSEE, from the coding sequence ATCAACCTCAACTTCTTCCCGTCGCCGCGGCTCGCCCGCTACACCGTGTGGCTCTACGTCTCGCGAAGCCTCGCCGTGCTCCTCAGCCTGAGCATGGTGCTGATGATGCTCAACCTCCTGTCGGAATCGGGCAAGATCCTGGCCGTTTCCGGCAATGGCGAGGCGGAGCTGTGGCGCTATGTCGGCTACCGCTTCCCGCAGCTGATCGCCTTCGCCTTCCCCTTCTCCTTCTTGCTCGGCGCGTTGATCACCTTCACCACGCTCAACCAGAACAGCGAAGTGGTGGCGATGAAGGCGGCCGGCCTGTCCGCCCACCAGTTGCTTGCCCCGCTGATCGCCGCCAGCATCGGCCTTGCCGGCTTTTCCTTTGCTTTCAACGAGCTGGTGGTGGTCGACGGTTCGCGCCAGCTCGCCGCCTGGGACGGCAACGACTACAAGCCGGTGCCTCCCGACAGCGGCATCCTCAGCAACGTCTGGGTGACCGCCGGCGACGACCTCGTCCAGACGAGGATCGTCACCGGCCGCGGTGCCGGGGTGCGCCTGCGCAACGTCCGCCTGTTCGAACGGCAGGACAACAGCATCACCCGAATCATCGATGCCGACCGTGGACGCCCCTATGAGGGCGGATGGATGCTCGAAGGTGTCACCATCTACGATGCCGGGATGAACGTCGTCCTCCGCCGACCGGCGCTGCGAGCGCTCGAGGGCGTCGAGCCGCAGCGCTTCACCCTCGCCAAGGTCGACCCGGACGCGCAGAACTTCGTCACCCTTCAGCGCAACATCGGCGAGATGGAGCGCGCCGGCGTGACCACCGCGACCGCCGAGACCGGCTTCTGGCACAAATTGTCGCAGCCCCTGTCGACGATGCTCATGCCGCTGCTCGCCGCCATGGCCGCCTTCGGCCTTGCGCGCTCGGGCAAGGTGCTGCTGCGTGCGGCGGTCGGCATGGCACTCGGCTTCGCTTATTTCGTGATCGACAATTTCGCGGTGGCGCTCGGCAATGTCGGCGCCTACCCGCCCCTGCTCGCCGCCTGGGCACCGTTCCTCCTGTTCCTGCTCATCGGCGAGACCGTCCTGATCCGTTCGGAGGAATGA
- a CDS encoding sterol desaturase family protein: MTLKQLWIAYFQYPAIIAYLALSAVSIGVWARYPASLIETAATVGVVVVLYPLVWYCLHRWVLHSNWMFKVPFLASTWKRIHYDHHQDPNHLEVLFGALHTTLPTIAAVSLPVGYAIGGIGGAAVALATGLLTTCVYEFVHCIQHLAYKPKSKLIAEMKKRHMAHHFHDENGNYGITSYFWDRALGTFYDRPERPAKSPTVFNLGYTEEVASRYPWVKKLSGGIVASGHPRKRGDNHAGSEREAA; encoded by the coding sequence ATGACCCTGAAGCAACTCTGGATCGCCTATTTCCAGTATCCGGCGATCATCGCCTATCTGGCGCTGTCGGCGGTGAGCATCGGCGTCTGGGCACGCTATCCGGCCAGCCTGATCGAGACGGCGGCGACGGTCGGCGTGGTGGTCGTCCTCTATCCGCTCGTCTGGTACTGCCTCCACCGCTGGGTGCTGCACAGCAACTGGATGTTCAAGGTGCCCTTCCTCGCTTCGACCTGGAAGCGCATCCACTACGATCACCATCAGGACCCGAACCATCTCGAGGTTCTGTTCGGCGCGCTCCACACCACCCTCCCGACCATCGCCGCGGTCAGCCTGCCGGTGGGCTATGCGATCGGCGGCATCGGCGGCGCGGCAGTGGCGCTCGCGACCGGGCTGCTGACGACTTGCGTCTACGAATTCGTACACTGCATTCAGCACCTTGCCTACAAGCCCAAGTCGAAGCTGATCGCCGAGATGAAGAAGCGCCACATGGCGCACCATTTCCACGACGAGAACGGCAATTACGGGATCACCAGCTACTTCTGGGATCGCGCGCTCGGCACCTTCTACGACCGGCCCGAGCGGCCGGCGAAGAGCCCGACCGTCTTCAACCTCGGCTACACCGAGGAAGTGGCCTCTCGATATCCGTGGGTGAAGAAGCTGTCGGGCGGCATCGTCGCCTCCGGCCATCCGCGCAAGCGCGGCGACAATCACGCCGGCAGCGAGCGCGAGGCGGCGTAA
- a CDS encoding Mrp/NBP35 family ATP-binding protein — translation MSIDPTLFGADAARLRSSRLTDGVAVLIVDASGLGEAEREALEARLRALASAQPGVTEVRVAMTASKPTGPRLIAVGSGKGGVGKSTVSANLAIALSRLGHKVGIIDADIYGPSQPTLLGTSERPEAQDKQLIPVEVQGIKLLSVGQLVSPGHALAWRGPMASGALTQLVEGDWSGTELIVVDLPPGTGDVQLSLIQKARPAGAVVVSTPQDLSLIDARRAIDLFGKTSVPVLGIIENMAGYQCPHCGETSDPFGSGGAEAAAAEMGVPFLGRLPLSASLRADSDAGRPPAAGDGPAAAAFRDLAEAVLARLDA, via the coding sequence ATGAGCATCGATCCCACCCTGTTCGGCGCCGATGCGGCGCGGCTGCGCTCTTCCCGGCTGACGGACGGAGTGGCGGTGCTGATCGTCGACGCGAGCGGCCTCGGCGAAGCGGAGCGCGAGGCGCTCGAGGCGCGGCTTCGCGCGCTTGCTTCCGCGCAGCCGGGCGTGACGGAGGTGCGGGTCGCGATGACCGCCAGCAAGCCCACGGGACCGAGGCTGATCGCGGTCGGTTCGGGCAAGGGCGGCGTCGGCAAGTCCACCGTCTCCGCCAATCTCGCCATCGCGCTGTCCCGGCTTGGCCACAAGGTCGGCATCATCGACGCGGACATCTACGGTCCCTCCCAGCCGACCCTGCTCGGCACGTCGGAGCGGCCGGAGGCGCAGGACAAGCAGCTGATCCCGGTCGAGGTGCAGGGGATCAAGCTGCTCTCAGTCGGTCAGCTGGTCAGCCCCGGCCATGCGCTCGCCTGGCGGGGGCCGATGGCATCGGGCGCGCTGACCCAGCTGGTGGAAGGCGACTGGAGCGGTACGGAGCTGATCGTCGTCGACCTTCCGCCCGGCACCGGCGACGTCCAATTGTCGCTGATCCAGAAGGCGCGGCCGGCCGGTGCGGTGGTGGTCTCGACGCCGCAGGACCTGTCGCTGATCGATGCGCGCCGGGCGATCGACCTGTTCGGCAAGACCAGCGTGCCGGTGCTCGGCATCATCGAAAATATGGCGGGCTATCAATGCCCGCATTGCGGCGAGACGTCGGACCCGTTCGGAAGCGGCGGGGCGGAAGCGGCGGCGGCGGAGATGGGCGTGCCCTTCCTTGGCCGGCTCCCGCTCTCGGCGAGCCTGCGGGCGGATTCGGATGCAGGCCGGCCGCCAGCAGCGGGGGACGGACCGGCGGCTGCGGCCTTCCGCGACCTGGCCGAGGCCGTGCTTGCCCGGCTCGACGCCTAG
- the hflK gene encoding FtsH protease activity modulator HflK has product MSIIPGWARGRGLFADSKGPWGPSSGGTPPGGGGSDGADTPRPGPSSPWGSPGVKRPTGAASNVTSLDDFIARSRARFGGGGSGVGQRPPSKALIVWGLVAAIALWLLLTSFHRIAPEERGVVTQFGRYSRTLGPGISFTLPSPLERVQKVDVENIRNIDLGSATSETLMLTGDQNIIDIAYSVRWNVRDPELYLFELQNPEETIQQVAESSMRAALSGVTLDQAIGEGRGDIETRVQDSMQRILDFYKAGVVIQGVAIKQADPPAAVNDAFKAVSAAQQAAQSDINQARAYALQLRQLSQGEATAFEKVYEQYRLAPEVTRRRMYYETMERVLQNVDKTIVEVPGVTPYLPLQQTRPPAAALQEPGAGAAQQQGAGR; this is encoded by the coding sequence ATGAGCATTATTCCGGGGTGGGCGCGCGGTCGCGGCCTTTTTGCGGACAGCAAGGGACCTTGGGGTCCGAGCAGCGGCGGCACGCCGCCTGGAGGCGGCGGCAGCGATGGCGCGGACACGCCTCGACCGGGCCCGTCCAGCCCGTGGGGTTCCCCCGGCGTGAAGCGCCCGACCGGTGCCGCCAGTAACGTCACCAGCCTTGACGACTTCATCGCCCGCAGCCGCGCCCGCTTCGGTGGTGGCGGAAGCGGCGTCGGCCAGCGACCGCCGAGCAAGGCGCTGATCGTCTGGGGCCTGGTCGCGGCCATCGCCCTCTGGCTGCTCCTCACCAGCTTCCACCGCATCGCGCCGGAAGAGCGCGGCGTGGTCACCCAGTTCGGCCGCTACAGCCGGACCCTGGGCCCCGGCATCAGCTTCACCCTTCCGAGCCCGCTGGAGCGCGTCCAGAAGGTCGACGTCGAGAATATCCGCAACATCGACCTCGGTTCGGCCACCAGCGAGACGCTGATGCTGACGGGCGACCAGAACATCATCGATATCGCCTATTCCGTCCGCTGGAACGTGCGCGACCCGGAGCTCTACCTGTTCGAACTCCAGAATCCGGAAGAAACGATCCAGCAGGTGGCCGAAAGCTCGATGCGCGCGGCGCTGTCGGGCGTCACTCTCGACCAGGCGATCGGCGAAGGCCGCGGCGACATCGAGACCCGGGTGCAGGATTCAATGCAGCGCATCCTCGACTTCTACAAGGCCGGGGTCGTCATCCAGGGCGTCGCGATCAAGCAGGCCGACCCGCCCGCCGCCGTCAACGACGCCTTCAAGGCGGTCAGTGCCGCGCAGCAGGCAGCCCAGAGCGACATCAACCAGGCACGCGCCTACGCCCTCCAGCTGCGCCAGCTCAGCCAGGGTGAAGCGACCGCCTTCGAGAAGGTCTACGAGCAGTATCGCCTCGCCCCCGAGGTGACCCGCCGCCGCATGTACTACGAGACGATGGAGCGTGTTCTGCAGAACGTCGACAAGACGATCGTCGAGGTCCCCGGCGTGACCCCCTACCTTCCGCTGCAGCAGACCCGTCCGCCCGCAGCGGCCTTGCAGGAGCCGGGCGCCGGCGCTGCCCAGCAGCAGGGAGCCGGCCGATGA
- the hflC gene encoding protease modulator HflC codes for MTNVILRRPLLSAIIALVVLLTLLSSVRIVPETSQALIVRFGKPDRILNRYQPGAPIGSEGAGLAFRVPFADEIVWIDKRVRDVDMERQMVLSTDQLRLEVDAFARYRVVDPLRMYIRARSEENVSTALRPILGSELRNELGRRPFADLLSPERQGAMENIRRGLDRVARQYGVQIIDVRIKRADLPDGSPLQSAYERMKTAREQEARSIRAEGARTAQVIRAEADALAAQTYAASFGKDPAFYDFYRAMQAYQRTFVGDDGKARPTNVILSPQNQFLREFTQGGGR; via the coding sequence ATGACCAATGTCATTCTCCGCCGACCGCTGCTGTCGGCCATCATCGCCCTTGTGGTCCTGCTTACCTTGCTGTCGAGCGTGAGGATCGTGCCGGAGACCAGCCAGGCGCTGATCGTCCGCTTCGGCAAGCCCGACCGCATCCTCAACCGCTACCAGCCGGGCGCGCCGATCGGCAGCGAAGGTGCGGGACTGGCATTCCGTGTCCCGTTCGCCGACGAGATCGTGTGGATCGACAAGCGCGTGCGCGACGTCGACATGGAGCGGCAGATGGTGCTCTCGACCGACCAGCTCCGGCTCGAAGTCGATGCCTTCGCCCGCTACCGGGTCGTCGATCCGCTGCGCATGTATATCCGCGCCCGCTCGGAGGAGAATGTCTCGACGGCGCTCCGTCCGATCCTCGGTTCGGAACTCCGCAACGAGCTTGGCCGCCGTCCCTTCGCCGACCTCTTGAGCCCCGAGCGGCAGGGCGCGATGGAGAATATCCGGCGCGGCCTCGACCGGGTCGCCCGGCAATATGGCGTGCAGATCATCGACGTCCGCATCAAGCGCGCGGACCTGCCGGACGGAAGCCCCCTGCAGAGCGCCTATGAGCGGATGAAGACCGCGCGCGAGCAGGAAGCCCGTTCGATCCGCGCCGAAGGTGCCCGCACGGCGCAGGTCATCCGGGCCGAGGCGGATGCGCTCGCCGCGCAGACCTATGCCGCCAGCTTCGGCAAGGATCCGGCCTTCTACGATTTCTATCGTGCCATGCAGGCCTATCAGCGGACCTTCGTCGGCGACGACGGCAAGGCCCGGCCGACGAACGTGATCCTCTCTCCGCAGAATCAGTTCTTGCGTGAGTTCACGCAAGGGGGTGGGCGCTGA
- a CDS encoding Do family serine endopeptidase has protein sequence MKFAKESPKVRYAYGVAAALLIGGSAFSIATGPVGAQVAQNAPAAMPPRGAPVSFADLAARLQPAVVNIQTRQRVPVRNQQSDPLAEFLRRFGQPAPEGGTGGGENPRTRESGSLGSGFFISADGYVVTNNHLIQGAGGTGTVDSVTVIMSDRRELPARIIGRDQASDLALLKVEGTGFPFVSWGDSARARVGDWVMAIGNPYGLGGTVTAGIISALHRGITGAGAYDRYIQTDASINMGNSGGPMFDLNGNVIGVNSALISPTGASVGIGLAIPAELARPVIDSLRRGQRPQRGYLGIGLLPLDESSAAALGIAKDRGELVRSVVPGQPAARAGLQQGDVIVRVSGRDVTPDETASYLIANVTPGQRVPIEVIRDGRRLTLNAVVAQRPTEEELARISGAPSEGGSFDPNDQNQPAVPAGQALGLSLQPLTPDIARAVNVPADTRGMVVTNVSPDSDAAEKGIRRGDVIVSINRQAVASSAQVTAAVDAARRAGRTAVLLLVRRGQTPEIFIGVDIAAR, from the coding sequence ATGAAGTTCGCCAAGGAGTCCCCCAAAGTGCGCTATGCCTATGGTGTCGCGGCCGCCCTGCTGATCGGCGGGAGCGCCTTCTCGATCGCCACCGGCCCGGTCGGCGCACAGGTCGCACAGAATGCCCCGGCAGCGATGCCGCCGCGCGGTGCCCCCGTCTCCTTCGCCGACCTTGCGGCGCGGCTGCAGCCGGCGGTGGTCAATATCCAGACCCGCCAGCGGGTTCCCGTCCGCAACCAGCAGAGCGATCCCCTGGCCGAGTTCCTGCGCCGCTTCGGCCAGCCTGCGCCCGAGGGCGGCACCGGCGGTGGCGAGAACCCGCGCACCCGCGAATCGGGCTCGCTCGGATCCGGCTTCTTCATCTCGGCGGACGGCTATGTCGTCACCAACAACCACCTGATCCAGGGCGCCGGCGGCACTGGAACGGTCGATAGCGTCACCGTCATCATGAGCGACCGGCGCGAGCTGCCGGCGCGGATCATCGGCCGCGACCAGGCCAGCGACCTTGCCCTGCTCAAGGTCGAGGGCACCGGCTTCCCGTTCGTCAGCTGGGGTGACAGCGCCCGCGCCCGGGTCGGCGACTGGGTGATGGCGATCGGCAATCCCTACGGCCTTGGCGGCACCGTCACGGCCGGCATCATCTCGGCCCTGCACCGCGGGATCACCGGCGCCGGCGCCTACGACCGCTACATCCAGACCGACGCCAGCATCAACATGGGCAATAGCGGCGGCCCGATGTTCGACCTGAACGGCAACGTCATCGGGGTGAACAGCGCGCTGATCAGCCCGACCGGCGCCAGCGTCGGAATCGGCCTCGCCATCCCCGCCGAGCTCGCCCGCCCGGTGATCGACAGCCTCCGCCGCGGCCAGCGCCCGCAGCGCGGCTATCTCGGCATCGGCCTGCTCCCGCTCGACGAGAGCAGCGCCGCCGCCCTCGGGATTGCCAAGGATCGCGGCGAGCTGGTCCGCTCGGTCGTTCCCGGCCAGCCGGCGGCGCGTGCCGGCCTGCAGCAGGGCGACGTCATCGTCCGCGTGAGCGGCCGCGACGTGACTCCGGACGAGACGGCCTCCTACCTGATTGCCAACGTCACCCCCGGCCAGCGCGTGCCGATCGAGGTGATCCGCGACGGGCGCCGCCTGACCCTCAACGCCGTGGTCGCCCAGCGGCCGACCGAAGAGGAGCTGGCGCGCATCAGCGGCGCTCCGTCGGAAGGCGGCAGCTTCGATCCGAACGACCAGAACCAGCCGGCCGTCCCCGCCGGCCAGGCGCTCGGCCTGTCGCTCCAGCCGCTGACCCCGGACATTGCGCGGGCCGTGAACGTGCCCGCCGACACGCGCGGCATGGTCGTGACCAACGTCAGCCCCGACAGCGATGCGGCCGAGAAGGGCATCCGTCGCGGCGATGTCATCGTGTCGATCAACCGCCAGGCGGTGGCCTCCTCGGCGCAGGTGACCGCTGCGGTCGACGCCGCCCGGCGTGCGGGCCGGACGGCGGTGCTGCTCCTCGTCCGCCGTGGCCAGACTCCGGAAATCTTCATCGGCGTCGACATCGCAGCCCGCTGA
- a CDS encoding metallopeptidase TldD-related protein codes for MLSETQAAERAADLVRAATKAGATAADAMIGISRSSGISVRLGAIEDIDHSEGFEVGLRLFVGQRSATVSSASIDPAGFAELAERAHAMAVEAPEDPYAGLADPDLLGRDSAPDLDLVDDSAPALSLLEQRARSAEEAARAVAGVTNSNGASAGLGQSLVALATSAGFAHATRGSQHSISASVVAGEAGSLQRDYAAHSTRHFADLDDPEQIGRLAGERAVARLDPVRPPSGTCPIIFDPRVASTLLGHLVAAITGSAIARKTSFLLDALGTQLFAPGIIVRDDPLRRRGLRSRAFDGEGLPCRPLDIVADGILTSWLAASADARQLGIRPTGHAGRSVGGSPGAGPSNLMLMPGAKSREDLLASVPRAILVTELIGQGVNPVTGDYSRGAAGFLVENGKVGAAVAEITIAGNLKDMFRSLEPASDLELRRGMDAPTLLIPEMTVASA; via the coding sequence ATGTTGAGCGAAACGCAAGCGGCCGAGCGCGCGGCCGATCTGGTCAGGGCCGCGACCAAGGCGGGCGCGACCGCCGCCGACGCGATGATCGGGATCAGCCGGTCGAGCGGCATCTCCGTCCGCCTCGGCGCCATCGAGGACATCGATCATAGCGAAGGCTTCGAAGTCGGGCTCCGCCTGTTCGTCGGCCAGCGCTCGGCAACCGTTTCCTCCGCCAGCATCGATCCCGCCGGCTTTGCCGAGCTTGCCGAGCGCGCCCATGCCATGGCCGTCGAAGCGCCCGAGGACCCCTATGCCGGGCTGGCCGATCCCGATCTCCTCGGCCGCGACTCGGCGCCCGATCTCGACCTCGTCGACGACAGCGCGCCCGCACTCTCCCTCCTCGAACAGCGCGCCCGAAGCGCCGAGGAAGCGGCCCGCGCGGTCGCCGGAGTCACCAACAGCAACGGCGCGTCGGCCGGTCTCGGCCAGAGCCTGGTGGCGCTCGCCACCTCTGCCGGCTTCGCCCATGCCACCCGCGGCAGCCAGCACAGCATCTCCGCCAGCGTCGTCGCCGGTGAAGCCGGCAGCCTCCAGCGCGACTATGCCGCCCATTCGACCCGCCATTTCGCCGATCTCGACGACCCTGAGCAAATCGGGCGGCTGGCGGGCGAACGGGCCGTGGCGCGGCTCGATCCCGTCCGGCCGCCATCCGGCACCTGCCCGATCATCTTCGATCCGCGGGTCGCTTCGACCCTGCTCGGCCATCTCGTGGCGGCGATCACCGGCAGCGCCATCGCCCGCAAGACGAGCTTCCTGCTCGACGCGCTCGGCACGCAGCTGTTCGCACCGGGGATCATCGTCCGCGACGACCCGCTGCGCCGCCGCGGCCTGCGCAGCCGTGCCTTCGACGGCGAGGGCCTGCCCTGCCGTCCGCTCGACATCGTTGCCGACGGCATCCTCACCAGCTGGCTCGCGGCCAGTGCAGACGCGCGCCAGCTCGGAATCAGGCCGACCGGACATGCCGGCCGCTCGGTTGGCGGCAGCCCGGGGGCTGGTCCGTCCAACCTCATGCTGATGCCGGGCGCCAAGAGCCGCGAGGATCTGCTCGCCTCCGTTCCGCGCGCGATCCTCGTCACCGAACTGATCGGCCAGGGCGTCAATCCCGTCACCGGCGACTACAGCCGCGGCGCCGCCGGCTTCCTGGTCGAGAATGGCAAGGTTGGTGCCGCCGTCGCCGAGATCACCATTGCCGGCAACCTCAAGGACATGTTCCGCTCGCTCGAGCCGGCCAGCGACCTCGAACTGCGCCGGGGCATGGATGCGCCCACCCTGCTTATCCCCGAGATGACGGTAGCGAGCGCCTAG